In one window of Qipengyuania profundimaris DNA:
- the rpoN gene encoding RNA polymerase factor sigma-54, which translates to MALTPRLDLRQTQSLVMTPQLQQAIKLLALSNLEIETFVGEALESNPLLEMGEVRREAGDDAPQRPDEHDSEPDMGGTEALDVSDRALDPEAAPGDGGDWGRAASAGALSGDELPDLENRSSDGPTLAEHLSDQVGAASYSQAEALTALRIIGELDEAGYLHTDLGKIAQELGASEEEVEDALLLVQSLDPTGVGARSLAECLTLQAKEADRYDPCMAALIENLDRLAAGDVARLKRLCGVDDEDFADMLAELRSYDPKPGCRYGGGREAAIVPDVLLNPKGEGWDIRLNEASLPRLVVNREYYFELKAGARDKASTAWLNEQLGEADWLIRALDQRQRTILKTAAEIVKRQEGFFREGVTAMRPLTLREVAEEIEMHESTVSRVTSNKYLACPRGTFELKYFFSSGVAAADGEGASSEAIKARIKALCDSEDPKKVLSDQKLADTLNEEGFDLARRTVAKYREAIGIGSSAQRRREKRLKNL; encoded by the coding sequence ATGGCGCTGACCCCTCGCCTCGACCTCCGGCAAACCCAGTCGCTGGTGATGACGCCGCAATTGCAGCAGGCGATCAAGCTGCTCGCGCTCTCGAACCTCGAAATCGAAACCTTCGTCGGCGAGGCGCTGGAATCCAATCCCCTGCTCGAAATGGGCGAAGTGCGGCGCGAGGCGGGCGATGACGCTCCGCAACGTCCGGACGAGCACGACAGCGAGCCGGACATGGGTGGAACCGAGGCGCTCGACGTCTCCGACCGCGCGCTCGACCCCGAGGCCGCCCCCGGCGATGGAGGGGACTGGGGCCGCGCCGCCAGCGCCGGAGCGTTGTCCGGCGACGAGCTGCCGGACCTCGAAAACCGCTCTTCCGACGGCCCGACGCTGGCCGAGCACCTTTCTGACCAGGTCGGTGCGGCGTCCTATTCGCAGGCCGAAGCACTGACCGCCCTGCGGATCATCGGCGAGCTCGACGAGGCAGGATACCTCCACACCGACCTGGGCAAGATCGCGCAGGAACTCGGCGCAAGCGAAGAGGAAGTCGAGGATGCGCTACTGCTCGTCCAGTCGCTCGACCCGACAGGCGTCGGCGCGCGCAGCCTGGCAGAATGCCTGACGCTGCAGGCGAAGGAAGCCGATCGCTACGACCCCTGCATGGCTGCGCTAATCGAGAATCTCGATCGCCTCGCCGCGGGCGATGTTGCGCGGCTCAAACGCCTATGCGGTGTCGACGACGAGGATTTCGCCGATATGCTGGCCGAACTGCGATCCTACGATCCCAAGCCCGGCTGCCGCTATGGCGGTGGGCGCGAGGCTGCGATTGTCCCGGATGTGCTGCTTAATCCGAAAGGCGAAGGCTGGGACATCAGGCTCAACGAAGCGAGTCTGCCGCGCCTCGTCGTGAACCGCGAATATTATTTCGAGCTCAAGGCCGGTGCGCGCGACAAGGCCTCGACCGCATGGCTCAACGAGCAATTGGGCGAAGCCGACTGGCTGATCCGCGCCCTCGACCAGCGTCAGCGGACGATCCTGAAGACCGCCGCCGAAATAGTGAAACGACAGGAAGGCTTCTTCCGCGAAGGCGTCACCGCCATGCGCCCGCTGACCTTGCGCGAGGTCGCCGAAGAAATCGAGATGCACGAAAGCACGGTCAGCCGCGTGACCAGCAACAAGTACCTCGCCTGCCCTCGCGGGACGTTCGAGCTGAAGTATTTCTTCTCGAGCGGGGTGGCGGCGGCCGATGGCGAAGGCGCCAGCAGCGAAGCGATCAAGGCGCGCATCAAGGCGCTGTGCGACAGCGAAGACCCGAAGAAGGTCCTGTCCGACCAGAAGCTCGCCGACACGCTCAACGAGGAAGGCTTCGATCTCGCCCGGCGCACGGTCGCCAAGTATCGAGAAGCGATCGGTATCGGCTCGAGCGCTCAACGACGTCGGGAAAAAAGGCTTAAGAATCTGTGA
- the ctrA gene encoding response regulator transcription factor CtrA, whose translation MRVLLIEDEPTTAKAIELMLTTEGFNVYSTDLGEEGLDLGKLYDYDIILLDLNLPDMHGYDVLKKLRVAKVQTPVLILSGIAEMDSKIRSFGFGADDYVTKPFHREELVARIHAVVRRSKGHSQSVIRTGKLAVNLDAKTVEVDGARVHLTGKEYAMLELLSLRKGTTLTKEMFLNHLYGGMDEPELKIIDVFICKLRKKLSHACGGENYIETVWGRGYVLRDPNEEAEAA comes from the coding sequence ATGCGTGTACTGCTGATCGAAGACGAACCGACCACTGCCAAGGCGATCGAGCTCATGCTCACGACCGAAGGCTTCAATGTCTATTCGACCGATCTTGGCGAAGAAGGCCTCGATCTGGGCAAGCTGTATGATTACGATATCATCCTGCTCGATTTGAACCTGCCCGACATGCATGGTTACGACGTGCTCAAGAAACTGCGTGTCGCCAAGGTGCAGACCCCGGTCCTGATCCTGTCCGGCATTGCCGAAATGGACAGCAAGATCCGCAGCTTCGGCTTCGGTGCCGACGATTACGTGACCAAGCCCTTCCACCGCGAAGAGCTGGTTGCCCGCATCCATGCCGTGGTGCGCCGCTCGAAGGGCCACAGCCAGTCGGTCATCCGCACCGGCAAGCTGGCGGTGAACCTCGATGCCAAGACCGTCGAAGTCGACGGCGCCCGGGTCCACCTGACCGGCAAGGAATATGCGATGCTGGAGCTGCTTTCGCTCCGTAAGGGCACCACGCTGACCAAGGAAATGTTCCTCAACCACCTCTATGGCGGCATGGACGAACCCGAGCTCAAGATCATCGACGTCTTCATCTGCAAACTGCGCAAGAAATTGAGCCATGCATGCGGCGGCGAGAACTATATCGAGACCGTATGGGGCCGCGGCTATGTTCTGCGCGATCCGAACGAAGAGGCGGAAGCCGCCTGA
- a CDS encoding SLC13 family permease, protein MAILSDYSAQIGCLLLAATFIAFLLERQPPVVIAIASAALMIALGYLPAKDMLGTFANSAPITIAAMFILSGALLRTGTLEWVSGWVIRRTSRSPKTAVAEIGAGTVLASAFMNNTPVVIVMIPVVRKLAQVLKVAATRLLIPLSYITILGGTMTLIGTSTNLLVDGVAQEAGQRPFGIFEITAVGAVALVSGLATLLVLGPFLLPNRGKRIEDDERESDLYLTHLILEGKSRYVGRQLAETDIGRRPQVKIVGIRRGSEMRRHNLDEHVLQAEDHLIVSASPEEINSLAEAPDFRTGLVGVGGGVATSRTDRPADLRIVEAVISSSHPIVGKRLADIPLLSRLRVRVLGLSRPRHIPGPTLAEARVRAGDRLLIAAGSDAAQALQGNMQLTHVGATSARSFRRDKAPIAIATLAAVVVGAAVFGLPIEALAVCGVAVVLLTRCVEPSDAWGSLDGNTLVLIFAMLAFGKGLENAGSIELIVAAIEPYLGASSPLVLILIVYALTSILTEVVTNNAIAVIMTPIAIGLAESAGVDARALIVAVMFGASASFATPIGYQTNTLVYGAANYRFADFLKIGVPMNIGVGIATSFAIWVFFA, encoded by the coding sequence ATGGCGATTCTCTCGGATTACTCGGCCCAGATCGGCTGCTTGCTGCTGGCCGCTACCTTTATCGCCTTCCTGCTGGAGCGTCAGCCGCCCGTCGTGATCGCCATCGCCTCGGCCGCGCTGATGATTGCGCTGGGCTATCTGCCGGCGAAAGACATGCTCGGCACATTCGCCAATTCCGCGCCGATCACGATTGCAGCGATGTTTATTCTCTCGGGCGCGCTGCTGCGGACCGGAACCCTCGAGTGGGTCTCCGGCTGGGTTATCCGCCGCACATCGCGCAGCCCAAAGACGGCAGTGGCGGAGATCGGCGCGGGCACCGTGCTCGCCTCGGCCTTCATGAACAACACCCCGGTCGTCATCGTAATGATCCCCGTCGTGCGCAAGCTGGCGCAGGTCCTGAAGGTGGCCGCCACCCGCCTGCTGATCCCGCTGTCCTACATCACCATTCTCGGCGGCACGATGACGCTGATCGGCACCTCGACCAACCTGCTGGTCGACGGCGTCGCGCAGGAGGCCGGTCAGCGCCCCTTCGGCATATTCGAGATCACCGCAGTCGGTGCGGTGGCGCTGGTTTCCGGCCTTGCCACTCTGCTGGTACTCGGCCCCTTCCTGCTGCCCAATCGCGGCAAGCGGATCGAGGACGACGAGCGGGAAAGCGACCTCTACCTCACCCACCTCATCCTTGAGGGCAAGAGCCGCTATGTCGGACGGCAACTGGCAGAAACCGACATCGGCCGTCGGCCCCAGGTCAAGATCGTCGGCATTCGGCGCGGCTCCGAAATGCGGCGCCACAATCTCGACGAACACGTGCTGCAGGCCGAGGACCATCTGATCGTCAGCGCCAGTCCGGAGGAAATCAACTCCCTCGCCGAGGCCCCCGATTTCCGCACCGGATTGGTGGGGGTAGGAGGCGGCGTCGCGACGTCCCGTACCGACCGCCCAGCCGACCTCCGCATCGTCGAGGCCGTTATCTCTTCCTCGCATCCCATCGTCGGCAAGCGGCTTGCGGATATCCCGCTCCTGTCGCGCTTGCGCGTACGCGTGCTCGGCCTGTCGCGCCCTCGCCATATTCCCGGCCCGACGCTGGCGGAAGCAAGGGTGCGCGCCGGCGACCGGCTCCTGATAGCTGCCGGCAGCGATGCCGCCCAAGCACTGCAGGGCAATATGCAGCTGACCCATGTAGGTGCCACCAGCGCACGCTCGTTCCGGCGCGATAAAGCTCCCATCGCGATCGCCACTCTCGCCGCCGTGGTTGTCGGCGCGGCAGTATTCGGCCTGCCGATCGAAGCGCTCGCCGTGTGCGGCGTGGCCGTCGTCCTCCTCACCCGCTGCGTCGAACCGAGCGACGCGTGGGGCAGTCTGGACGGGAATACGCTGGTCCTGATCTTCGCCATGCTGGCTTTCGGCAAAGGGCTGGAGAATGCCGGTTCGATCGAGCTGATCGTGGCCGCGATCGAGCCCTATCTCGGAGCGAGTTCACCCCTCGTCCTCATCCTGATCGTCTATGCGCTGACCAGCATCCTGACCGAAGTGGTGACCAACAACGCGATTGCGGTCATCATGACGCCGATCGCGATCGGTCTAGCGGAAAGTGCCGGAGTGGACGCGCGCGCTTTGATCGTGGCGGTCATGTTCGGCGCCAGCGCCAGCTTCGCGACCCCGATCGGTTACCAGACCAACACGCTGGTCTATGGCGCGGCGAATTACCGTTTCGCAGACTTCCTGAAAATAGGTGTGCCGATGAACATCGGCGTTGGCATAGCGACATCCTTCGCGATCTGGGTGTTCTTCGCCTAG
- the trmB gene encoding tRNA (guanine(46)-N(7))-methyltransferase TrmB, producing the protein MSAFKEGDPTTLNRLYGRSQGKPLRASQQELVDKLLPQISPLAEGPVTSQALFGFDRPLHFEIGFGGGEHMAERADLLPDHGFIGAEPFLNGVAQALTHVRERTLANVRIHHGDALEVLGRVPDGALTMLYLLHPDPWPKNKHAKRRMMNDGPVRMFADKLKSGGEFRFGTDHPVYLRHALMVMRRFTNEFEWLVEGPGSWQNRPSGWPETRYEHKARTVYGHEVWYFRFRRR; encoded by the coding sequence ATGTCTGCATTCAAGGAAGGCGATCCGACCACGCTCAACCGGCTGTATGGCCGCAGCCAGGGCAAGCCCCTGCGCGCCAGCCAACAAGAGCTGGTCGACAAGCTGCTGCCGCAGATCAGCCCCCTGGCGGAAGGCCCGGTCACGTCCCAGGCGCTGTTCGGCTTCGACCGCCCGCTACATTTCGAGATCGGCTTCGGCGGCGGCGAGCACATGGCCGAGCGCGCCGACCTGCTCCCCGATCATGGCTTCATCGGTGCAGAGCCATTCCTCAACGGCGTGGCGCAGGCACTGACCCATGTGCGTGAGCGGACGCTTGCCAATGTCCGCATCCATCACGGCGACGCGCTGGAGGTGCTGGGTCGCGTGCCCGACGGCGCGCTCACCATGCTTTACCTGCTGCACCCCGATCCCTGGCCCAAGAACAAGCATGCCAAGCGCCGGATGATGAATGACGGTCCGGTGCGCATGTTCGCCGACAAGCTGAAGTCGGGCGGCGAGTTCCGCTTCGGCACCGATCATCCGGTATACCTGCGCCATGCCCTGATGGTCATGCGTCGCTTCACAAATGAGTTCGAATGGCTGGTGGAAGGACCCGGCAGCTGGCAGAACCGCCCCTCCGGCTGGCCCGAAACCCGCTACGAGCACAAGGCGCGCACGGTCTACGGCCACGAGGTCTGGTATTTCCGCTTTCGCCGAAGGTAG
- a CDS encoding NAD-dependent succinate-semialdehyde dehydrogenase — protein sequence MITTTNPATGETIAEYETLDENGIDAKLEAAARTYRDWRTSPLDKRTAVLSKLGNLYQGNTEELAKLAVTEMGKPITQARAEAEKCASLLHYYAEHGPPMLESKFWDLSDGGRAEGRWLPQGPVLAVMPWNFPYWQVIRFLAPTILAGNVGVLKHASIVQGVAARMEELVLEAGGPEGLFQNLCVSSDPIGSVIDDDRVVAATLTGSEGAGSAVAERAGKNLKKVVLELGGSDPFIVMPSADIDKAVEDAVTARIQNNGQSCICGKRTIVHANVYDDFADRFIAALKEAKLGDPMEEDTDLGPLSSEGQRDTVLKQVDKAKQEGCTLLFGAEKLDRPGAWMTAGLLTDVPLASETGTDEIFGPVGQLYKAKDIDEATTIANAIPYGLGSAVFTNDDDEKEHFANAIEAGMTTFNAVNGSKIEAPFGGIKRSGHGRELAEFGLHEFMNLKTLVHPA from the coding sequence ATGATAACGACCACCAATCCCGCGACCGGCGAGACCATCGCCGAGTACGAAACGCTCGATGAAAACGGCATCGATGCGAAGCTCGAAGCCGCTGCCCGCACATATCGCGACTGGCGCACAAGCCCGCTCGACAAGCGAACCGCAGTGCTTTCGAAACTCGGCAATCTCTACCAGGGCAACACGGAAGAGCTGGCGAAGCTTGCCGTCACCGAGATGGGCAAGCCGATCACGCAGGCGCGCGCCGAGGCCGAGAAATGCGCGAGCCTCTTGCACTATTATGCCGAGCATGGCCCGCCGATGCTGGAGTCGAAATTCTGGGACCTGTCGGACGGCGGCCGGGCGGAAGGCCGCTGGCTGCCGCAGGGTCCGGTCCTCGCGGTGATGCCGTGGAACTTCCCCTACTGGCAGGTCATCCGGTTCCTCGCGCCGACGATCCTCGCCGGCAACGTCGGCGTGCTCAAACATGCAAGCATTGTGCAGGGCGTTGCTGCACGCATGGAGGAACTGGTCCTGGAAGCCGGTGGCCCAGAGGGGCTGTTCCAGAACCTGTGCGTATCCTCCGACCCGATCGGCTCGGTCATCGACGACGACCGCGTCGTCGCCGCGACACTGACCGGGAGCGAAGGCGCTGGTAGCGCCGTGGCCGAGCGGGCAGGCAAGAACCTGAAGAAAGTGGTGCTGGAACTGGGCGGCAGCGACCCCTTCATCGTCATGCCCTCTGCCGACATCGACAAGGCGGTTGAAGACGCGGTGACTGCCCGCATCCAGAACAACGGCCAGTCATGCATCTGCGGCAAGCGAACCATCGTCCATGCGAACGTCTATGACGATTTCGCGGACCGCTTCATCGCAGCGCTGAAAGAGGCGAAGCTTGGCGATCCGATGGAGGAGGACACCGATCTAGGCCCACTGTCGAGCGAGGGTCAGCGCGACACGGTGCTGAAGCAGGTCGACAAGGCGAAGCAAGAGGGCTGCACCCTGCTGTTCGGCGCGGAGAAGCTCGACCGACCCGGTGCGTGGATGACCGCCGGCCTGCTGACCGACGTGCCACTCGCCAGCGAGACCGGGACCGACGAAATCTTCGGCCCGGTCGGCCAGCTCTACAAGGCGAAAGACATCGACGAAGCGACGACCATCGCCAACGCCATTCCCTACGGCCTCGGCTCTGCGGTTTTCACGAACGACGATGACGAGAAAGAGCATTTCGCGAATGCCATCGAAGCAGGCATGACGACCTTCAATGCAGTGAACGGCTCGAAGATCGAAGCGCCGTTCGGCGGTATCAAGCGCTCGGGCCACGGGCGCGAGCTGGCCGAGTTCGGCCTGCACGAATTCATGAACCTCAAGACGCTGGTCCACCCGGCTTAG